The Fimbriimonadaceae bacterium nucleotide sequence GACACCGGCGTCATCGTGGGGCCGGCCGTCAGCCTGCGCGTCCTCGACGTGACCAAGCAGGACGGTATCTATGTCCACTTGGTCGAGGCCGAGGGCGCGCCCTGGGAAGGGCTGGCCGACGACGAGGCGCTCGCCTTGCTCGAACAGATGTACGTCGGCGAGCGGGTCACGGGCAGGGTCGACCCTACCCGGGCTGAGACGGTCCGGCACCACACCGCGACCCATCTCGTCCACGCCGCCTTGCGCGAGGTGCTTGGCCCGCACGTGACCCAAGCGGGCTCGCTGGTGTCGCCCGAGTCCCTCCGCTTTGACTTCACCCACGGGAAGGCGATGACCGACGACGAACTCCTCCGCGTCGAAGGGATCGTCAACGAGGTCGTGTGGCAGGCCGCCCCGGTCCGTGTCTATTCTGACGTCCCCATCGACGAAGCCCGTGCGATGGGGGCCATGGCGCTCTTCGGCGAAAAGTACGGCGACCGCGTCCGCGTGGTCCAGGTCGGCGACATGGCCCCCGACGAGCCGTCGTTCAGCCGCGAACTTTGCGGCGGTGTCCACGTGCGCAACACCGGCCAGATCGGCGTGGTGAAGATCCTGCACGAGTCCAGTGTCGCCAGCGGGGTGCGCCGCATCACCGCCGTGGCGGGAGCACGGGCCCTTGCGTGGGCAAGGGAGCAGGAGTCGGCCGTGGTTACGGCGGCCGATTTGCTCAAGGCTAACCCAAAGGACTTGACCTCAGCCGTCGAGAGGGCCCTGGCGGACTTGAAGGAAGAGAAGAAGAAGCGTGGCCGCATGGTGGTCCAGTCGGGAGGGCAAAACGCGACCCATACCGACGTCGCCGGCATCGACCTCGTGACCGAGCATCTTGCGGAAGTCGAGGCCCAAGACGCCAAATTGGTCGTCGACAAACTTGCCGCCGCCGGGCGCGTCGTCGTCGTCTTCAACACCGCCGACGGCAAGGTAGGGATCACCGCGTCCGTCGGCGCCGTCGCTTTGGCCCAGGGAGCCCATGCGGGGAACCTGTTGCGCGAGGTCGCCAAGGTCGTCGGGGGTGGGGGCGGCGGCAAGCCGGAGTTTGCCACCGCAGGCGGCAAGGATCCCGCCAAGGTCGCCGACGCGATGGCCGGGGTGGCCGGTGTCTTGGCCGGAATGCTCAAATAAACGGCATGACGCCTAGGCGAGTTCGCGTCGCAGCGCCTCGACGACCAACCGCGTCGCCGGAGACTTGTTCAGGGTGTAGAAATGCACGCCGGGGGCCCCGGAAGCGAGCAACTCCTTACTCTGCGACACCGCGTGGGCGACACCGATGTAGAACGTCGCCGCGTCTGAAACCTTGTACTGGTCAAGGAGGCCCTGAAGGTCGCGGGGGACGGTCGCCCCGCACATCGTCGTGAACCGTCGCACCTGGTCGGCGTTCTGGATCGGCATGATGCCAGGCAGAACCGGCACGCCGACCCCGATCGTCCGGGCCCGTCCGACAAACTCAAAGTAGTGCCGGTTGTCAAAGAACAACTGGGAGACCAGGACGTCGACCCCGGCGTCCACCTTCCGTTTTAGGTGGGTGAGGTCGTCCTGTTTCGACGCTGCTTCAAGGTGTCCTTCCGGGTAACACGCCCCCAGGACGCAAGCCTCGGGATACACGTCTCGGACGAGGGCGACAAGTTCGTCGGCGTGACAGGCGGCCTCATCAGACGCCGGCCCGTCCCCACGCAGGGCCAAGATGTTGTGCAGTCCCGCCGCCTTGACCTGGCGGACCGAGGCGACCAAGTCGTCACGCGGGACCCCCAGGCACGTCATGTGGACGACGGCCTCCAATCCCACCTCGTCATGGATCCGCCGGGCCAACTCGACCGTCTGGCCCTTTGTGCTGCCGCCCGCCCCGCACGTCACCGAGACAAAAGCGGGCCCAAGCTCCTTGAGCGCGGCAAGGTTGTGGAAGAGCGCCCGGTCACCCGCGGGGGTCTTGGGGGGGAAGAACTCGAACGAAAACAGCGGCTTGCCTTGGGCCACCATTTCGTCGACGCGCATGCCACTTATGATACGTTAGTCGCGGCAGGGCAAAAGGGGCCTGGCCCCAAAACAATCTAAAGCTGGTGCGCGGGAAAAGACTCGAACTTTCACGCCTTGTGGGCACTACCACCTCAAGGTAGCGTGTCTACCAATTCCACCACCCGCGCAGTCGTCCTATTGTACCTGCCGTCAGAACGGTCCCGCGATCACGGCCTGCCGCCGCCCCCGCGCGTGATGAGGAAAAGGCGGTTGCCAAGGTCATAGATGACCTTGCGCAAGCGCGAGAGGCTGAGCTTCGCTTCCTCACCCGCCGTGATCCCTTGGTCCTTCACGTCGTCGTCTTCGACAAGGAAGAGCACCCGGTCTCCGCCACGGACCGCAATGGTGTCTTGGACGTAGGCGTCGCCCATGCTCGGGACGGCGTCCATGAACGTGTTGATGCGGACGACCGCCTCTTGGGCGCGCGAGGCGGCCTGGCCACCCCTGAACGTATGGATCTCGTTCTTGCCGAACCACACTTCCACCGAGGAGTCGGGGCGCTGGACGGCCCGGGCCGCATAGGTCGAGGAAACCTGGCTCCGCTTGATCTCCACCCCCGCTTCTTTGAGCTTGGTCATGAGAAACCGGGCGCGTTGTTCGGTCACGGGGTGGGTCTGGAAGATGCCCCACTCGACCCGGGGGCCCAGACTGTCCTTGTGGGCGAGCCGTTCCATGAAGGTCAGTTCGCCGACGGGGTTGTACGGACTGTACTTGAGATACTGAAGGGCCCCGTAGTCTGCCGCGGTCTCGGCCTCGACCGACCAGCCGCTCTGGTACGACTGGTTAAGGAGTTGGACCGCCATCAAGGCGCTCATCGCTTCCGAACTCTTTGCCGCCGCCGCGACGATGAGCAAGGGTAGCTGGGCCAGTTGCAACGGGTTGCTCTTCTTGCGGATCGTGGCCAAATGCCGGAATGCGGCGTGGGATATCTCATGGGCCAGGACACCGGCAAGTTCGTCGTCAGACTCGACGAACTTCATGAGCCCCTCGTACACATAGATGTAGCCGCCCGGGATCGAGAAGGCGTTGACGTCGTCGCCCTGGACGAGCTTGAACGAGTAGGGGAACACGTTCATCCTCGGGTCGCCGAAGAGGACCTGCACTTGGTGGGTGCGGGCGATCTCGGCCAAGACACCCCCGACGCGCTGGAGCCTCGCGTTCATCGCCTCGTCCTTACTTGGCTTGAGTTCCTTGTCGACCTCGGCGGAATACTCTTTGCCTTGGGAGATGTCGGCTTCGATGTCTTTCTTATGCTTCGCTTCAGCCTGGGCCGCCTTCTTGTCGTCCTGGGGGGCGGGGACGGCAGGGCTCTGGGCCAACGCCACGCACAGTGGCGCCACCAAAAGCAAGGCGGCGAAGGCGTGGCGCATCTCTGTCAAGGTTGACGCATCGGCACGGAAAATGTTGCTTGTGCGGTCACCAATCGACCCAATACTAGCCTAATTTGTCCCGTCAATCGTCAAACACGACCATCGGCTTGATGACCGAACCGGCCTTCATCCGGGCATAGGTGTCGGGCAGGCCGTCCAGTTTGACCCGGGCCGTGACCACGCGGTCGGCGGTCACCAGCCCCGACCGGAGCAGGTCCATGGCCTGGGCGGTGTCGTCCGGCCCGCAGGAATAGCTGCACGACAAGCGGAAGTCGCGGAAGTAAAGCCGTTCAAGGTCAAGGCTGACC carries:
- a CDS encoding M48 family metalloprotease, with the translated sequence MRHAFAALLLVAPLCVALAQSPAVPAPQDDKKAAQAEAKHKKDIEADISQGKEYSAEVDKELKPSKDEAMNARLQRVGGVLAEIARTHQVQVLFGDPRMNVFPYSFKLVQGDDVNAFSIPGGYIYVYEGLMKFVESDDELAGVLAHEISHAAFRHLATIRKKSNPLQLAQLPLLIVAAAAKSSEAMSALMAVQLLNQSYQSGWSVEAETAADYGALQYLKYSPYNPVGELTFMERLAHKDSLGPRVEWGIFQTHPVTEQRARFLMTKLKEAGVEIKRSQVSSTYAARAVQRPDSSVEVWFGKNEIHTFRGGQAASRAQEAVVRINTFMDAVPSMGDAYVQDTIAVRGGDRVLFLVEDDDVKDQGITAGEEAKLSLSRLRKVIYDLGNRLFLITRGGGGRP
- the metF gene encoding methylenetetrahydrofolate reductase [NAD(P)H] translates to MRVDEMVAQGKPLFSFEFFPPKTPAGDRALFHNLAALKELGPAFVSVTCGAGGSTKGQTVELARRIHDEVGLEAVVHMTCLGVPRDDLVASVRQVKAAGLHNILALRGDGPASDEAACHADELVALVRDVYPEACVLGACYPEGHLEAASKQDDLTHLKRKVDAGVDVLVSQLFFDNRHYFEFVGRARTIGVGVPVLPGIMPIQNADQVRRFTTMCGATVPRDLQGLLDQYKVSDAATFYIGVAHAVSQSKELLASGAPGVHFYTLNKSPATRLVVEALRRELA